TAatagtaaaagtcctgcattcaaaatgtaatgCTAAAACTATTATAGGAATTTTATTCTTGATTCATTACTGTCTAAGTAACATCTGAATGTCTAAGCCGCATTACTGTCGCATCATCTGAACATGGttattttaacaactgtatgTACTGCTGGGTGGTTTGTTTCATAACAatgcatattttataaactgatcATATGTTTGACATATCAAATCTTGATTGGAAAAGTAACCAGTATTtgtagctgtcagataaatagAGTAAAACAGtatttccctttgaaatgtTGTGGAGTAGAAGGATAAATTAGCATTAAATGGGCCTATTCAAGAAAGGTACAAGCACTTCAAATTTGTACTTGcatattacttgagtaaatgtattgtattacatTCTACCACGGTATACTGGGGACTCCTGGGACAATACAACAATTCTACAAGCTTTGTTTCAAGTAGTTCAGCCATAATATTTTAAAGGTCTAGATGGCCTAATAAGAATTACAACCGTAagtcattacattttttcatatCTTCAAACTTTCTCAGTGCTTCAAAATCCGAGTATACCAGACTTTGAAACATATTTAGGCTACATAATGAATCCATAGACAACATGTTTGAAAGACAAACAGAATTATAATAGCGAGtggaaaattaagaaaaaagacaattgaGTTCCTAAAGCCTGCCTATAATGTATCCTAACACCAGTGTGCTGAACATGAACTGAAATAGTTCAACCTCTGCCCCAGATCTCGTCACATTTATTCATTACAACATGTGAGTACACAGCTTCAGATTTTACACATTCACAGCCAATCTCTTAAAATGCCTAAACTTGGTGTTTTGCAGGAAAGCACCGTATGTGCACACCTACAGGATTGTTCGCTCCGCCGAGGGCTGGTGTCTTCAGGTGGGTGAACATCTTCAAGAAGATCGCACATCACACAAGTATGATATTTAATTATGGTATGTGTGATTAGCAGGATTCAGGAGTCAAACTGCAGAATTTTAGGACCCTGGAAACACTGATAGAGAGCTACAGAAGGGGTACAGGCTCAGGTGTCGGTATAGCCCCCCTCACAAACCCACTGGACAAAACCCAGCTACAGTACACCAGCTTTAGACAaggtatgacacacacacacaccacacacacacacacaaacaaacaacacacttgtTACACTACAGGTAAATATGGTTAATGCACTCacacaggcacaaacacacaaatacccACAGTGAGTTTATTTTCAAGTATGAAATGTCTGTTGTGACTAATGGATCATATACTCTGTCAACTCTTACACATTTTCAATGCTGTCTACAGAGATAGTCTACATGGAAACatgtagcagcagcagctaaGTCTACTGAAGACTGACAGAACAACGCCATCAATCAAGTGGACAGACAAGATGGGAGTAACAGTATGTAGCACATCAAGGCGTCTGTGTGCTGTCTGTCAtatttttgcagtgtttttctttctttttttattaataattgtGCCACTTTAGTATAAGATTGAAACAAAAACTTCCCAGTCGGTGTATTACATTTGACAAGGTTATCAAAAAGAAGCCACTGGAGTGCACGCAAACCTTGTCAGTTACAAGAACATATTTTACCACGTACTCAAGACACCTtgaactgtttttaaattgctgtTTGAGTGAGTGTGGgacattgttttttgtgaaaagaaaaaaaaacaaaagatgcaaGTGCAAATATATCACACGCTAACTATTGCTGTGGTTTTATTTCGGAACACCTATGGCCTTCATATGTGGTCCGTTATTGGGTGTGAGGAAGGCTGTGTTTGCCTGTCAGTACACAAATGGTTTCCAAACTAATGGCCTCAGTTATATGTCTCTGGTCATCTGTGTGTATTATGATGTTTTGTGtgataaaagaaaaatggtTCTACATAGTTGTGTGGTGATgtattgtaattatttttttgtctgcaaACACAAAGAGTTGATggcttttcatgttttatttctgcTTGTGGAAGTCACCCTTGTGTACAGTGATCTATTTAATCCATGTGGTTTGTCTGCATGCATTTGATCTTATCTGAAGCCACTGTAGCAGAACAGGGTGTATGCAGCACAGGAAATGTAGCAATGCAGGAGAGGCAGATCTAAAAATAGTGACCACGCTTATTTCAAAATGtgactttatatattttttagcaCAAGATTCTTCTCAGTTTTTGGCAATACCCAACCTGTAAGCCCATTTTCAGGTCTTATTATGAGCTCATACTTATCTAAATCTGGCAtgtaaaaaagggaaatgtgtgtttgcCGTTCtcgacatacagtatatgtcaatCTGCCAGACTGAAACACAGTTTTCTCCAAAGTTTGTCTGTTACATTTCCTCTTAACCCCTGAACTGTGAACATAGCTTTTTGTCACATTCAATTGTCAGATTTGTCAGATAACATTTTGGGACTTCACTCACTGCAAACTTGAATCCGA
The sequence above is drawn from the Etheostoma spectabile isolate EspeVRDwgs_2016 chromosome 12, UIUC_Espe_1.0, whole genome shotgun sequence genome and encodes:
- the LOC116698777 gene encoding SH2 domain-containing protein 1A isoform X1, which codes for METEGTLVRSIYYGRIGSGATESLLERFGHDGSFLLRDSETVHGAYCLCVRKAPYVHTYRIVRSAEGWCLQQDSGVKLQNFRTLETLIESYRRGTGSGVGIAPLTNPLDKTQLQYTSFRQEIVYMETCSSSS
- the LOC116698777 gene encoding SH2 domain-containing protein 1A isoform X2 — encoded protein: METEGTLVRSIYYGRIGSGATESLLERFGHDGSFLLRDSETVHGAYCLCVRKAPYVHTYRIVRSAEGWCLQDSGVKLQNFRTLETLIESYRRGTGSGVGIAPLTNPLDKTQLQYTSFRQEIVYMETCSSSS